The Verrucomicrobiota bacterium genome contains a region encoding:
- a CDS encoding DEAD/DEAH box helicase, translating to MDSFNIHKKVIADYRGYIESFINIRDESILNEVEKALAQGRLWPEPLIQFNPSYKSTGDLADLVASEKLHPLLKDIFRGYRLFQHQVEALRLGAADSDFIVTSGTGSGKSLTYLGTIFQHLLKRPQPGKVTAVIVYPMNALINSQSDEIERYETEFEKQSGQPFPIRFGKYTGQEKEEQRKELQDSPPDILLTNYMMLELILTRIRERSLREAIYNGLRYLVFDELHMYRGRQGADVAMLIRRIRAQCANDVTCIGTSATMVSGASPKEQKKAVAETASKLFGKPFIAQQVVSETLDRSFNWHDILPGSEALKQAVASPVNTKAALEQLKEHPTAIWLENAVALEEKEGLQVRRKPSQFSDIVRRLAEATALDALKCREHLQAVLQWITWTNVTHKHERYTYLPFKLHQFISQTGSVYTTLDQDAGRYITLEPGVYRADSEQKKAIFPNVFSRVLGHAFVCVTKNLNTHLLEPREFREYSDEEEDLTDGYLIVGDDIWDPIVDRENLPDAWLKRRPNGSVEVAKNYAPWLPTKIYYDEFGRFSDQEPLRYWAWFMPAPLLFDPTAGVFFDTKTNESTKLTALGYEGRSTSTTITAFSILRRLEENGIEARDQKLLSFTDNRQDAALQAGHFNDFLHVVQLRSAIYRALKTAGEQPLDYRTLGAAIRNALGLGFLEFANTNAIPDFPSTRRQYEEALEKYLIYRAVYDLRRGWRVVLPNLEQCALLSIGYRDLDEVAAANEAWSKIPLFNRVTPEERAELIANVLDFFRQEYALYSENHLTADRIRQAEVEIREKLKAPWKYDDDEHILAPFHLRYETLPAFVSLPAKSLGPASSLGKYLRTLAKEKDPGLDLRGEIYQDFIKLLLAKLESADFLHSQSAKNLNNQQTLVYQLRLDAIRWRVGDGKYVKPEVVRLRAYKDVKVKPNRFFQELYQRDFSKSKRLEGQDHTGQLKAEMRIEREERFRKGEISALYCSPTMELGIDIANLNVVHMRNAPPNPANYVQRSGRAGRTGQAALVFTYCSSYSNHDRHYFARQVEMVAGVVAAPRLDLANEELLHNHLHALFLSEVGLSELDSSILSLITEEEKGLPLSAIVREKFKLTPNAALNIKSAFKRAIKDFESFLTATKAPWYSEEWIDRQLNHLADNLDASLNRWRILYSSARSLLSTATQTLNSGRYTLGSPEYRTAKRNQDHATRQLDLLRNSQKGFAGQLSEFYPYRYLASEGFLPGYNFARLPLRCFIQTEDTGGEYLSRPRAIALREFGPGNIIYYNGKKYEVFQMLAQDLENSLDLAKISLKAGYFLRGEQTKLEICPFSGADLSDDANREVLANLLEMGETRARRKERISCEEEERRSRGFDIRTFFSVDDIQSSRIGKAVVRTDDEPLLNLRFLPAARLVDLNRKWRTRPAEGFPLGLTTGEWKKEKDLESDKQREPIKRVMLHTSETADALYIEPIKALALSKEGVITLQYALKRAIENIFQLEPNELGVTTLGMPDAPNILLYEASEGTLGVLTQFVESQEVFRKVVEEAIRVCRYDDTEYKGPASYDDLLSYYNQREHKIIDRHLIKPALERLLVCSLELLTSQQFQSYEEHYQWLLKFIDPNSSTERKFLDYLHQLGLRLPDSTQKRVDGIYVQPDFFYQPDLWVFCDGTPHDNPGVKADDESKRQAIRNRGDQVFAYYYKENLAERIASRSDIFKKVK from the coding sequence ATGGACAGCTTCAACATCCACAAGAAGGTGATTGCCGATTATCGCGGCTATATTGAAAGCTTCATCAACATCCGCGACGAGAGCATCCTGAACGAGGTGGAAAAGGCGCTCGCCCAAGGCCGGCTTTGGCCGGAGCCGCTGATTCAATTCAATCCGAGCTACAAGAGTACGGGCGATCTCGCCGACCTCGTGGCCAGCGAGAAACTTCATCCGTTGCTGAAGGACATTTTTCGCGGATACCGGCTATTCCAACATCAGGTGGAGGCATTGCGACTGGGGGCCGCCGACTCGGATTTCATCGTTACTTCGGGTACCGGTTCCGGCAAATCACTGACCTATCTGGGAACAATCTTCCAACACCTGTTGAAGCGACCGCAACCTGGCAAAGTCACTGCGGTCATTGTTTACCCGATGAACGCACTCATCAATTCGCAGTCGGACGAAATTGAGCGCTACGAAACGGAATTCGAGAAGCAGAGCGGTCAACCTTTTCCGATTCGATTCGGGAAATACACCGGGCAGGAGAAAGAGGAGCAGCGCAAGGAACTTCAGGATTCACCGCCCGACATTTTGCTGACAAACTACATGATGCTGGAGTTGATCCTGACGCGTATTCGTGAGCGTAGTCTGCGGGAGGCCATCTACAACGGACTTCGTTATCTGGTGTTTGATGAACTCCACATGTATCGGGGGCGTCAGGGCGCTGATGTGGCCATGCTCATCCGCCGGATTCGAGCGCAATGTGCCAACGACGTCACTTGCATCGGCACGTCTGCGACCATGGTGAGCGGTGCTTCGCCCAAAGAGCAGAAAAAGGCGGTGGCTGAAACGGCCAGCAAACTTTTCGGCAAACCATTCATCGCCCAACAAGTCGTCAGTGAAACACTGGATCGCTCATTCAACTGGCACGATATATTGCCGGGTTCGGAAGCGTTGAAGCAGGCAGTGGCGTCGCCGGTCAATACCAAAGCTGCTTTGGAACAGTTGAAAGAACACCCCACGGCCATCTGGTTGGAGAACGCCGTTGCGCTCGAAGAAAAAGAGGGATTACAGGTTCGCCGGAAGCCGTCCCAATTCAGCGACATTGTTCGCCGTCTGGCAGAGGCAACGGCTCTTGACGCCTTAAAATGTCGCGAACATCTTCAGGCAGTCTTGCAGTGGATCACTTGGACGAACGTAACCCACAAGCACGAGCGTTATACCTATCTTCCGTTCAAACTCCATCAATTCATTTCCCAAACGGGTTCCGTTTACACCACGCTCGACCAGGACGCCGGGCGTTATATTACTTTGGAGCCGGGTGTTTATCGGGCTGACTCCGAACAGAAGAAGGCCATTTTCCCAAACGTGTTCAGCCGCGTCCTCGGCCATGCCTTCGTTTGCGTCACCAAGAATTTGAATACGCATCTGCTGGAGCCGCGAGAGTTCCGGGAATATAGCGACGAGGAGGAAGACCTGACCGATGGATACCTGATCGTTGGCGATGACATTTGGGACCCGATTGTTGACCGGGAAAATTTACCCGATGCCTGGCTGAAACGGCGGCCCAATGGCAGCGTGGAAGTTGCGAAGAACTATGCGCCCTGGCTGCCAACTAAAATCTACTATGACGAATTTGGGCGGTTTTCAGACCAGGAGCCGCTCCGGTATTGGGCTTGGTTCATGCCTGCCCCACTGCTGTTTGATCCAACTGCTGGCGTGTTCTTCGACACCAAGACGAATGAGAGCACCAAACTTACCGCGCTGGGTTACGAAGGCCGTAGCACTTCCACCACCATCACGGCTTTTTCCATCTTGCGGCGACTCGAAGAGAACGGCATCGAGGCCAGAGACCAAAAACTCCTCAGTTTTACCGACAACCGCCAGGACGCGGCTTTGCAAGCAGGCCATTTCAACGACTTCCTCCACGTTGTCCAATTGAGAAGTGCGATTTACCGTGCTTTGAAAACTGCCGGAGAACAACCGCTCGATTACCGCACGCTCGGCGCGGCGATTCGCAATGCGCTGGGGTTGGGCTTTCTTGAGTTCGCCAACACGAACGCCATACCGGACTTTCCCAGCACCCGTCGCCAGTATGAAGAGGCTCTGGAAAAATATTTAATCTACCGGGCGGTTTATGATCTGCGACGTGGTTGGCGCGTGGTCCTGCCAAATCTGGAGCAGTGCGCGCTTCTGTCCATAGGCTATCGAGACCTGGATGAAGTGGCCGCCGCGAATGAGGCCTGGAGCAAAATCCCCCTGTTCAACCGGGTGACGCCGGAGGAGCGCGCCGAACTGATCGCGAACGTGCTTGATTTCTTCCGACAGGAATACGCTCTCTACAGTGAAAATCATCTCACGGCCGACCGGATCAGACAGGCCGAAGTGGAAATCCGGGAGAAGTTGAAAGCCCCGTGGAAATACGACGATGATGAGCACATCCTTGCTCCGTTTCATCTTCGTTACGAAACCTTGCCGGCATTTGTCAGTCTCCCGGCCAAGAGTCTTGGGCCCGCCAGCAGCCTTGGGAAATATCTTCGCACATTGGCGAAAGAAAAAGACCCCGGCTTGGATCTGCGCGGAGAGATTTATCAGGATTTTATCAAGCTGTTGCTGGCCAAGCTTGAAAGCGCCGATTTTCTTCACTCCCAATCAGCGAAAAACCTGAACAATCAACAGACCTTGGTTTATCAACTTCGACTCGACGCCATCCGATGGCGAGTGGGGGATGGCAAGTATGTAAAGCCTGAAGTCGTTCGCCTGCGCGCCTACAAAGACGTGAAGGTGAAACCCAACCGGTTCTTTCAGGAATTGTACCAACGGGACTTTTCTAAGAGTAAACGCTTGGAAGGTCAGGATCATACCGGTCAGCTCAAGGCGGAAATGCGCATCGAGCGTGAGGAGCGATTTCGCAAAGGGGAAATTAGCGCCTTGTATTGCTCACCCACAATGGAGCTGGGCATCGACATCGCCAATCTCAACGTCGTTCACATGCGCAATGCGCCGCCGAACCCGGCCAATTACGTCCAGCGCAGCGGTCGCGCCGGCCGGACCGGGCAGGCCGCGCTCGTGTTCACCTACTGTTCCTCCTATTCAAACCATGATCGTCACTACTTTGCCCGGCAGGTGGAGATGGTGGCGGGTGTGGTGGCCGCGCCGAGGCTTGACCTCGCCAACGAGGAACTGTTGCACAACCATCTGCACGCGCTCTTTCTTTCCGAAGTCGGATTAAGCGAACTGGACTCCAGTATTCTCAGCCTGATCACCGAAGAAGAAAAAGGTCTGCCGCTCAGTGCCATAGTGCGTGAAAAATTCAAACTCACGCCCAATGCAGCTCTGAACATCAAGTCTGCCTTCAAACGTGCCATTAAAGATTTTGAATCATTCCTCACCGCCACAAAAGCACCTTGGTATTCTGAAGAATGGATTGATCGGCAATTGAATCATTTGGCGGACAATCTCGACGCGTCTCTAAACCGTTGGCGTATTCTCTATTCTTCGGCGCGATCACTCCTCAGCACAGCGACCCAAACCTTGAACAGTGGTCGCTACACTTTGGGCAGCCCCGAATACCGCACCGCCAAGCGGAATCAGGATCATGCCACGCGCCAACTTGATCTCCTGCGAAACAGCCAGAAGGGATTTGCGGGCCAATTGTCCGAGTTTTATCCCTACCGCTATCTGGCATCAGAGGGTTTTCTGCCGGGATACAACTTTGCGCGTCTGCCGCTGCGCTGTTTCATTCAGACCGAAGACACTGGTGGCGAATACTTGTCCCGTCCCCGCGCCATCGCTTTGCGCGAGTTCGGGCCGGGCAACATCATTTACTACAACGGCAAAAAATACGAAGTGTTCCAAATGCTGGCGCAGGACCTTGAGAACAGTCTCGACCTCGCCAAAATCAGCCTCAAGGCTGGTTACTTTCTACGCGGAGAACAAACGAAACTGGAAATCTGCCCCTTTTCGGGAGCCGACCTTTCCGATGATGCCAACCGCGAAGTTCTGGCCAACCTGTTGGAAATGGGCGAAACACGTGCCCGCCGCAAAGAGCGCATTTCCTGCGAGGAAGAAGAACGCCGCTCCCGGGGCTTTGACATCCGCACCTTTTTTTCGGTGGACGACATTCAGTCATCCCGCATCGGCAAGGCCGTGGTCCGCACCGACGATGAGCCGCTGTTGAACCTCCGCTTTCTGCCTGCCGCACGGTTGGTGGATCTGAATCGCAAGTGGCGCACCCGTCCCGCCGAGGGATTTCCGCTGGGCCTTACCACCGGCGAATGGAAAAAGGAAAAAGACCTCGAAAGTGATAAGCAGCGCGAACCCATCAAGCGGGTCATGCTTCACACAAGTGAAACCGCCGACGCGCTTTACATTGAACCGATCAAAGCGCTGGCACTGTCAAAAGAAGGCGTCATCACTCTTCAATACGCTCTGAAGCGGGCCATCGAAAACATCTTTCAATTGGAACCGAACGAACTTGGCGTGACGACGCTCGGTATGCCTGACGCCCCGAACATCCTCCTCTACGAAGCGTCCGAAGGTACGCTGGGTGTGCTCACACAGTTTGTGGAATCCCAGGAGGTGTTCCGCAAAGTCGTCGAGGAGGCCATTCGCGTTTGCCGGTACGATGACACCGAATACAAAGGCCCGGCCTCCTATGACGATCTGTTGAGCTATTACAACCAACGGGAACACAAGATCATTGACCGCCACCTGATCAAACCGGCGCTGGAACGGCTGCTGGTCTGTTCGCTCGAACTGCTCACCAGCCAGCAATTCCAGAGTTACGAGGAACACTACCAATGGCTGCTCAAGTTTATTGACCCCAATTCCTCAACCGAACGGAAGTTTCTCGATTATCTTCACCAACTCGGATTGCGTCTGCCCGACTCAACCCAAAAGCGTGTTGATGGAATTTACGTCCAGCCGGACTTCTTTTATCAACCGGATCTTTGGGTTTTTTGCGACGGCACCCCGCACGACAACCCGGGCGTGAAAGCCGATGACGAATCCAAACGTCAGGCCATCCGCAACCGCGGCGATCAGGTTTTTGCGTATTACTACAAGGAGAATCTTGCTGAGCGCATTGCCTCACGGTCTGACATCTTCAAAAAAGTGAAATGA
- a CDS encoding ankyrin repeat domain-containing protein: MKKRLQWFAFLVVLTCSNPGCSLFIPSHHDILDYKPIHAAAESGDLATVKGLLEKNPKLIGAKDWGNLTPLHLAVVHNHKDVAEFLLEHGANVNARTSTGITPLHEAAQNGNLEIVKLLLTYKANIRALDNQGWTPFDRAIKWRHPDVAEYLWQHGGQSQPQQLYAPKWLAPQ, translated from the coding sequence ATGAAGAAACGCCTTCAATGGTTCGCATTCCTCGTCGTCCTGACCTGTTCAAATCCGGGCTGCAGCCTGTTTATCCCCTCGCACCACGACATCCTGGATTACAAACCCATTCATGCCGCGGCCGAGAGCGGGGATTTGGCTACGGTCAAAGGTCTTCTTGAAAAGAATCCAAAACTGATTGGAGCCAAAGACTGGGGAAACTTGACACCGCTTCATTTGGCTGTGGTGCATAATCACAAGGACGTGGCCGAATTCCTCCTGGAGCACGGCGCCAACGTGAATGCCAGGACCAGCACCGGGATTACCCCCCTTCACGAGGCGGCGCAAAATGGCAACCTGGAAATCGTGAAGCTTTTATTGACCTATAAAGCCAACATCCGCGCCTTGGATAATCAGGGTTGGACGCCCTTCGACCGGGCCATCAAGTGGCGGCATCCGGACGTGGCAGAATACTTGTGGCAGCATGGCGGCCAATCGCAACCGCAGCAATTGTATGCTCCCAAATGGTTGGCCCCACAATGA
- a CDS encoding phospholipase, which yields MPDLNLINTIVVVMMENRSFDHLLGYLSLPPFSWPNVDGIRDDGTWRTKASSVYQGSLYPPFLLTDPYDLMVGDPPHERDNIALQMGTPTNGVFPMNGFVTNYAGATGAPLINPGDTPPVTGYFTPDQVPVTDFFAQNFAICDHWFSSLPAGTQPNRLMAMSGFSNIAVNQFPLPDQPLVYDWLTKNKIRWRVYHEGMPFFAMMLRWIPDLLQEIHFRPLKRLWDDVQNELPDEFPQVIFVEPVYTDAPHFGPSTDDHAPSAVKGGQQFLLEVYRDMSLIPDIWKSTVMIVTYDEHGGFFDHVSPPALKTDPPPGANYTEGFETLGVRVPGLVLSPFVKPKTVFNGILDHTSVLKFIAQKFGKGVPYSNLVNQRQVVSVVDVINLDAARSDTPVVPPLIDYLKKQPLAAGYTPGTPPPSKIGEGFKQALDTIRNHPANTTGKFAELEQAFPP from the coding sequence ATGCCAGACTTGAATCTCATCAATACCATCGTCGTTGTGATGATGGAAAATCGCTCTTTCGACCATCTCCTTGGTTATCTGAGCTTGCCGCCCTTCAGTTGGCCGAACGTGGACGGCATTCGCGATGACGGGACTTGGAGAACCAAGGCTTCCAGTGTTTACCAGGGCTCGCTCTATCCTCCTTTTCTGCTGACCGACCCCTACGATTTGATGGTTGGTGATCCGCCACACGAACGGGACAACATCGCGCTTCAAATGGGGACTCCGACAAACGGAGTGTTTCCGATGAATGGATTCGTAACCAATTATGCCGGCGCCACAGGAGCGCCACTGATCAACCCCGGTGACACTCCTCCCGTCACGGGCTATTTCACTCCCGACCAGGTTCCTGTCACCGACTTCTTCGCACAGAATTTTGCCATTTGTGACCATTGGTTCTCCTCGCTTCCCGCCGGCACTCAACCCAACCGCCTGATGGCCATGAGCGGCTTTTCCAACATCGCGGTTAATCAGTTTCCTCTTCCTGATCAGCCGTTGGTTTATGATTGGCTGACCAAGAATAAAATCCGCTGGCGGGTTTATCACGAAGGAATGCCATTCTTCGCAATGATGCTCCGTTGGATTCCGGACCTTTTGCAGGAAATCCACTTTCGCCCGCTCAAGCGCCTTTGGGATGATGTTCAAAACGAGCTACCGGATGAATTCCCTCAAGTGATTTTTGTGGAACCCGTGTACACAGATGCTCCGCATTTCGGTCCGAGCACCGATGACCACGCCCCTTCTGCGGTCAAAGGAGGGCAACAGTTCTTATTGGAGGTGTATCGGGACATGAGCCTGATCCCGGATATCTGGAAAAGTACGGTCATGATTGTTACCTACGATGAACACGGCGGATTTTTCGATCATGTGTCTCCCCCTGCGCTCAAAACCGATCCGCCACCCGGCGCCAACTATACGGAAGGATTCGAAACCTTGGGAGTTCGTGTGCCAGGCCTCGTGCTTTCGCCCTTCGTAAAGCCAAAGACAGTTTTTAACGGAATTCTGGATCACACTTCTGTCTTGAAGTTCATTGCCCAGAAATTTGGAAAAGGCGTCCCGTACTCGAATCTCGTGAACCAACGACAGGTTGTCAGCGTCGTGGATGTGATCAACCTGGATGCGGCGCGGTCGGATACGCCAGTGGTCCCACCACTTATTGATTATCTGAAAAAGCAACCGTTGGCCGCGGGCTATACACCGGGCACCCCACCGCCATCCAAAATCGGCGAGGGCTTCAAACAGGCTTTGGACACGATTCGAAATCACCCGGCAAACACCACCGGCAAATTTGCAGAACTCGAACAGGCTTTCCCACCATAA